From the Lolium rigidum isolate FL_2022 chromosome 2, APGP_CSIRO_Lrig_0.1, whole genome shotgun sequence genome, one window contains:
- the LOC124685800 gene encoding BAG family molecular chaperone regulator 6, whose product MYPTNQYMDPYYSYCRDHPPYPYYPPPGWEAGHRQMAMDSSCRPPSYGTLPYSGSTSHSHLPESHSCCNKTYPPGYYSFRPPFPQEFPPSHLYYHGPFPHHLNTCPSYFVPPPPYPVDQMPYDYGKFKGHCCGCPNHVCHGGEKSNLKIEEEMPEVKPDTEQKGANNSSIIGHPSYQYPAMRLPFGNMKDHVKGRGFEVPPHLFSKWLPQSGEWTADGKERSNDNHNAGQLQWPVIWMPKGYDEPKQETKEFKEVDQIPKVSKKAPHSPDVKIIPLSLFEDGHNDQKPDPRDGSGEHNGRSSMMNRSAGAEHQHDTTVDRNCKTIPVVPGGVKNENKPAEENCKAVSVVPDKEGDEKKVHTCRTIPVMDHQKKNDEKASKVEKEGENKKSNHVGTSKAKPSKLPPVCLRVDPLPKKKSRNMSSGSLNPATNKVCEKENDTIEAQRKNQETKLSGANKESNMPVKEKPSEMEKGIGSRNVIVQDACGKPAQEEDISTKVDQKVQPSISVKAQENTSDGSLQECDKRIEEDEKKFQGEVSKSAREVNLSELDAAVRIQSAYRGYDVRRWRPLEKLRKVKKVHDQMQDLKKQLQGLEASSKQLTVKEEVAINETIMNLLLSLDSIQGLHPSAREARKSVARELVSLQEELDSFCKQLPSEPNHFRSENEEPDRTDNAIQTTAHVSTAEVSEEAKFAGAVEEQGTCSINYSEMMNGGASSGIPEQLRQDASSTEQKHEIKESSTIHDEGKAALPGECQGTSSMDALTCDAALSGHSTDQKHHMEESNTMSMEELPEKEKAAAKDEGPEVSSSNCAVSLLDKSVSEESSTLQQCWGSTECGSCTDELNTGVSSPGATEDGTAATATFSMQSGALVDKDCVAEGPESSALKPAAAATEDDQYKETSAQFDQHPVHLKDPVLHEHDPRLSSVAFSPGDQPEEAMDASTQSQVDTMQDSSTGGPDGTPELTAGDNSTMDCVSTVVSENPVQSSLLEETPQCDSALQESGLQESEAVKQCEVSHEDDPALVDQTNESHLERPIGGSCTEEKGEALSSENEAKTVESTLHVAGAPSNMCAEPVLLESVSDESPWHQDGTMSHENPDSKMSLESQGHPQNEDLSGDKTSECNETLEEASVCETGTPGGEPQSGDPKEDAAVQMASEEAAAAVSHEAVKNDEKNLADENLKLKEMLQKLLSSGNDQMGIITELSEKVRALEAKLARKRRPKVRVRRTARNATDNLH is encoded by the exons ATGTATCCAACAAATCAGTACATGGATCCATATTATTCATACTGCAGAGATCATCCTCCATATCCCTATTACCCCCCACCTGGTTGGGAAGCCGGCCACCGGCAGATGGCAATGGACTCGTCATGTCGCCCACCAAGCTATGGAACTTTGCCTTACAGTGGTAGCACAAGTCACTCACACCTTCCGGAGTCCCATAGCTGCTGCAACAAGACATATCCTCCTGGTTACTACAGTTTCAGACCCCCATTTCCTCAAGAATTTCCACCATCTCATCTGTATTATCATGGTCCGTTTCCTCATCACCTTAACACCTGTCCCTCATACTTCGTTCCACCGCCACCGTATCCTGTTGATCAAATGCCATATGATTATGGCAAGTTCAAGGGCCATTGCTGTGGGTGTCCAAACCATGTTTGCCATGGGGGAGAGAAGAGCAACTTGAAAATCGAAGAAGAGATGCCTGAAGTGAAGCCTGACACTGAGCAGAAGGGTGCAAATAATTCCAGTATAATTGGCCACCCGAGTTACCAATATCCGGCGATGCGGCTTCCGTTCGGAAACATGAAAGATCATGTTAAGGGAAGGGGTTTCGAAGTGCCACCTCATCTCTTCAGTAAATGGCTTCCTCAGAGTGGGGAATGGACAGCAGATGGAAAAGAACGGAGCAATGACAATCATAACGCAGGACAATTACAGTGGCCAGTAATTTGGATGCCAAAAGGATATGATGAGCCTAAACAAGAAACTAAAGAATTCAAGGAGGTCGATCAGATCCCGAAGGTCAGTAAGAAAGCTCCACATTCACCAGATGTCAAGATCATTCCCCTGTCATTGTTTGAAGATGGCCATAATGATCAGAAGCCTGATCCTAGGGATGGCTCTGGAGAACACAATGGAAGGTCATCAATGATGAATCGGTCTGCGGGTGCTGAGCATCAACATGACACGACAGTGGATAGAAATTGTAAGACCATTCCAGTTGTGCCGGGAGGGGTAAAAAATGAGAATAAACCTGCTGAGGAAAATTGTAAGGCTGTTTCAGTTGTACCTGATAAAGAGGGTGATGAAAAGAAGGTCCATACCTGCAGGACCATCCCTGTTATGGATCATCAGAAAAAGAATGATGAGAAGGCCAGCAAGGTTGAAAAGGAGGGAGAAAATAAGAAAAGTAACCACGTTGGAACATCAAAAGCTAAGCCTTCAAAGTTACCTCCTGTATGCTTGAGAGTGGATCCTTTGCCAAAGAAGAAATCAAGAAACATGTCTTCAGGGTCACTCAACCCAGCAACAAACAAGGTTTGCGAAAAGGAGAATGATACGATAGAGGCCCAAAGGAAGAACCAGGAGACAAAGCTATCAGGGGCTAACAAAGAGAGTAACATGCCGGTGAAAGAAAAACCATCTGAAATGGAGAAAGGAATAGGGTCTAGAAATGTAATAGTGCAAGATGCTTGTGGGAAGCCTGCGCAGGAGGAAGACATTTCTACGAAGGTTGATCAGAAGGTGCAACCCAGCATCAGTGTCAAAGCACAAGAAAATACAAGTGACGGGAGCTTGCAAGAATGTGACAAAAGAATAGAGGAGGATGAGAAGAAATTCCAAGGCGAAGTTTCAAAATCTGCCCGTGAAGTCAACTTATCAGAACTTGATGCGGCCGTTCGTATCCAGTCTGCGTACAGAGGGTACGATGTACGAAGATGGAGACCTTTGGAGAAACTCCGGAAGGTCAAGAAAGTACATGATCAGATGCAAGATTTGAAGAAGCAGCTGCAAGGCCTTGAAGCTTCTTCGAAGCAGCTGACAGTGAAAGAGGAAGTCGCTATCAACGAGACCATCATGAATTTACTCTTGAGTCTTGACAGCATTCAG GGTTTGCATCCAAGTGCGAGGGAGGCAAGGAAGTCTGTAGCTCGAGAGCTAGTGTCTCTGCAGGAAGAGCTTGATTCTTTTTGCAAGCAGCTACCTAGTGAGCCTAATCACTTTAGGAGTGAGAATGAGGAACCAGATAGAACTGACAATGCTATACAAACTACAGCTCATGTCTCAACAGCAGAAGTATCTGAGGAA GCAAAATTTGCAGGAGCTGTGGAAGAACAAGGGACATGCTCAATTAACTACTCGGAGATGATGAATGGAGGAGCTTCATCTGGAATTCCCGAGCAGTTGAGGCAAGATGCAAGTTCAACTGAACAGAAACATGAAATTAAAGAATCAAGTACCATACATGATGAA GGGAAAGCTGCATTACCGGGTGAATGTCAAGGAACATCATCGATGGATGCCCTGACATGTGATGCAGCTCTGTCGGGACATTCCACAGATCAGAAGCACCACATGGAAGAATCAAATACCATGTCAATGGAAGAACTCCCTGAAAAA GAGAAAGCCGCAGCAAAGGATGAAGGACCTGAAGTATCTTCATCAAATTGTGCCGTATCATTGCTAGATAAATCTGTATCAGAGGAATCGAGTACGCTGCAACAATGCTGGGGTTCCACTGAATGTGGTAGTTGTACTGACGAATTAAATACAGGGGTTTCTTCTCCTGGTGCCACTGAGGACGGTACAGCTGCAACGGCCACATTCTCTATGCAAAGCGGAGCGTTAGTTGATAAA GATTGTGTGGCGGAAGGTCCAGAAAGCTCAGCGCTGAAACCTGCTGCTGCTGCGACTGAAGATGATCAATACAAAGAAACAAGTGCTCAGTTTGATCAGCATCCCGTACATCTGAAGGATCCAGTGCTACATGAGCATGATCCGCGTCTTTCGTCCGTAGCATTCAGCCCAGGAGATCAACCAGAAGAAGCCATGGATGCCAGCACGCAGAGCCAAGTTGATACTATGCAAGATTCATCAACCGGAGGACCAGATGGAACACCAGAGCTTACGGCGGGTGATAACAGTACTATGGACTGTGTTAGCACCGTAGTTTCAGAGAACCCAGTGCAATCTTCCTTGCTTGAAGAAACGCCGCAGTGCGACTCTGCTCTGCAAGAATCTGGGTTGCAGGAATCGGAGGCGGTTAAGCAATGTGAGGTTTCTCACGAGGACGATCCAGCGCTTGTGGATCAGACAAATGAGTCTCATCTGGAGAGACCGATAGGAGGTTCTTGTACTGAAGAGAAGGGTGAAGCTTTATCGTCAGAAAACGAAGCCAAGACCGTGGAAAGTACTCTGCATGTCGCAGGAGCACCGAGTAACATGTGTGCTGAACCTGTCCTGCTTGAAAGCGTGAGCGACGAGTCACCGTGGCATCAAGATGGTACCATGTCCCATGAGAATCCTGACTCCAAGATGTCATTGGAGAGCCAAGGCCACCCTCAGAATGAGGATCTCAGCGGAGATAAAACAAGCGAATGCAACGAGACGCTGGAGGAAGCTTCAGTATGTGAAACAGGAACACCTGGCGGAGAACCTCAATCTGGTGACCCAAAAGAAGATGCCGCAGTCCAGATGGCTTCTGAggaagctgctgctgctgtttcACACGAAGCTGTGAAGAACGACGAGAAGAATCTGGCCGACGAAaacctgaagctgaaggagatgctGCAGAAGCTCCTATCGTCCGGCAACGATCAGATGGGGATCATCACGGAGCTGAGCGAGAAGGTCAGGGCGCTCGAGGCGAAACTCGCGCGCAAGAGGAGGCCAAAGGTAAGGGTGCGGAGAACAGCCAGGAATGCGACGGACAACCTCCACTGA
- the LOC124691165 gene encoding 50S ribosomal protein L21, chloroplastic-like: MATATLPLRLLSSRTPALHAASFLPARTSLSFAAFAPRHWRILASAEEAPAPVDSEVDVLEEPAEEVVEDAAVPEPVEVQLAAAGAGKDADIFAVVMIGSRQYIVMPGRYIYTQRLKDANVNDQIILNKVLLVSTRDKAYIGMPVVTNAAVHAVVEEQGLDDKVIIFKFKKKKKYQRKAGHRQPNTRLRITGISGYEEYPADPILQVPA, translated from the exons ATGGCCACCGCCACGctccctctccgcctcctctcCTCCAGAACCCCAGCCCTccacgccgcctccttcctccccgcGCGCACCTCTCTTTCCTTCGCCGCTTTCGCGCCCCGCCACTGGCGCATTCTCGCATCCGCCGAGGAGGCGCCCGCTCCGGTGGACAGCGAGGTGGATGTGCTAGAGGAGCCTGCAGAGGAAGTGGTGGAGGATGCCGCGGTTCCGGAGCCTGTTGAGGTTCAGCTGGCCGCGGCGGGCGCCGGGAAAGACGCCGACATCTTCGCCGTTGTCATG ATTGGGTCGAGACAATACATTGTGATGCCCGGTCGGTATATATACACGCAGAGGCTGAAAGACGCCAATGTCAACGATCAG ATCATATTAAACAAGGTATTACTGGTGTCAACTAGAGACAAAGCTTACATTGGCATGCCAGTGGTGACCAATGCTGCTGTTCATGCGGTGGTTGAAGAACAG GGACTGGACGATAAGGTTATTATCTTCaagttcaagaagaagaagaaataccAGAGGAAAGCTGGTCACAGACAG CCAAATACAAGGTTAAGAATTACCGGCATAAGTGGATATGAGGAATATCCTGCTGACCCAATACTTCAGGTTCCAGCTTAA